In the genome of Mogibacterium neglectum, the window ATGCCTGGTCTATGAGTATCGACAACTATTACGAGGGTCTTCTCCTCACAAAGTTCTATCGCTTTTTCCCTGTTCACAATCTCGTAGTCATCGGTCTCAACGGCCTGCTTGTAAATAGCTTGCAACGCCTCGTTGTACTCCTCAATTACAATTGCAACATCCTTCTCCATGTACTTCGCAATTTTATATGCACCTATCCCGGAACCAAAGCAGTCCATATCTGGCCAGCGATGCCCCATTACAATCACGTTAGAGCTTTCCCTAACTAGCTGCTTTAGTGCGTGAGCGATAATCCTCGACTTTCCCTTGTTATTCTTCTCCATCGACTGGAGCTTTCCACCGTAATAGTGAGTCCTATCACCATTCTTGACTACAGCTTGGTCTCCACCGCGGCCCATAGCAAGATCGAGTGCGGCCTCTGCAAGTTCTGTAGCCTCCTGCAGGTTTCGTACTCCCATTCCAACGCCTATACTGAGACTAACTGGAAAATCATCTTTAGTCTGGATAGCTCTAATGGTGTCCAGAATAGAGAATCTTCCCTCTACCAAATTATCAACGTCTCTTCTATAGAGTGTCGCAAGATATGTATCCTCGCTTATGTTTTCTATCGCAGCATTGTTAGATTCTGCCCATTTACTGAGAATTTTATCCACCTCCGCAGGCACTGTCATCTTGCTGTCTGACGGGGAATTTGAAATCAGCTCGTCATAGTTATCTAGGCTGATATACATCTGGCATACATGCTCATCCCTGTAGTTTGAACGTAATGTTTCTCGCTCAGTAACATTGTTGAAAAAGACAGTTATTATACCCTCTTCCAACTCCTCGCGAGTTGTGTTTAATACAAATATCTGTTCATTGCGCTTTATCTTGACTTCCGCTCCTGTGTCGCGGGCCTCTTCTAAATCTTCAAGTTTGCTTCCAGTAAGCGCAAAGAAATTTCCATCCACTATG includes:
- a CDS encoding DHH family phosphoesterase, encoding MNKNAGNIAGTEFLESLPVPACMVNKEGAVVYANSLIKNVFAYDDIVDGNFFALTGSKLEDLEEARDTGAEVKIKRNEQIFVLNTTREELEEGIITVFFNNVTERETLRSNYRDEHVCQMYISLDNYDELISNSPSDSKMTVPAEVDKILSKWAESNNAAIENISEDTYLATLYRRDVDNLVEGRFSILDTIRAIQTKDDFPVSLSIGVGMGVRNLQEATELAEAALDLAMGRGGDQAVVKNGDRTHYYGGKLQSMEKNNKGKSRIIAHALKQLVRESSNVIVMGHRWPDMDCFGSGIGAYKIAKYMEKDVAIVIEEYNEALQAIYKQAVETDDYEIVNREKAIELCEEKTLVIVVDTHRPGMVECPEILGKADKIVVIDHHRLSDDSIDNAILSYVESYASSASELMTEIIQYTSNKKIVNKFEAEALLAGITVDTNRYSIKTGVRTFEASAWLRRVGADTTEVKRFFQSEVTSFQMRAEAVANAEYMDEGVALSISQGYSTDAQIINAQVADELLMVKGVKASFAAGKNDKGKTVISARSLGEVNVQVIMERFNGGGHLNSAGAQTDMEPEEVIAELKKIVPEYLGMESEELDTYGQE